One part of the Pandoraea faecigallinarum genome encodes these proteins:
- the arsH gene encoding arsenical resistance protein ArsH: MPVAPSHPESLPAAQPEYLDTSIASRLGMADAPPVRILMLYGSLRERSYSRLLTEEAARLLRQMGADVRIFDPRGLPMPDDVAGDAHPKVRELRELSVWSEGHVWCSPERHGTISAVIKNQIDHLPLFMGGIRPTQGRTLAVMQVSGGSQSFNSVNQLRQLGRWMRMFTIPNQSSVAMAFQEFDEAGRMRPSAYYDRVVDVMEELVKFTLLLREKRDYLVNRYSERIKARTPLDPVTDLAALATGAADAAPSPR, from the coding sequence ATGCCCGTAGCACCGTCACACCCCGAGTCGCTTCCTGCTGCGCAGCCGGAATATCTCGACACTTCCATCGCTTCCCGGCTCGGGATGGCGGACGCGCCCCCGGTGCGCATTCTGATGCTGTACGGCTCGCTGCGGGAACGCTCCTACTCCCGGCTGCTCACTGAAGAAGCCGCTCGGTTGCTGAGGCAAATGGGCGCCGACGTGCGTATCTTCGATCCGCGCGGTCTGCCCATGCCGGATGACGTTGCCGGCGACGCGCATCCCAAAGTGAGAGAACTGCGTGAACTGTCGGTCTGGTCGGAAGGTCATGTCTGGTGCAGCCCTGAGCGCCACGGCACGATTTCCGCCGTCATCAAGAATCAGATCGATCATCTGCCGTTATTCATGGGCGGTATCCGTCCGACACAAGGCCGTACGCTTGCGGTCATGCAGGTAAGCGGCGGATCGCAATCGTTCAATTCGGTCAATCAATTGCGCCAGCTCGGCCGGTGGATGCGCATGTTCACCATCCCGAATCAATCGTCCGTTGCCATGGCCTTTCAGGAGTTCGACGAAGCCGGTCGCATGCGGCCGTCGGCATATTACGACCGCGTGGTCGACGTGATGGAGGAACTGGTGAAGTTCACGCTGCTGCTGCGTGAGAAGCGCGACTACCTGGTCAACCGCTACAGCGAGCGCATCAAGGCCAGGACACCGCTGGATCCGGTGACCGATTTGGCCGCGCTCGCCACGGGCGCCGCCGACGCTGCGCCCTCGCCCCGATAG
- a CDS encoding alpha/beta fold hydrolase gives MDIRRVGKHDGFPVVALHGIQGTSDSWVPLATALGDTFHFILPNMPGRGNAGDPVSPQACNAGDFACLTSQVIEQEVRDRPYVLAGWSMGVSVILELMGRLAHGTARHHPPAAVVLLSGTAQPNEVSWFSSSDDATLLDEIRQRERRLGLRHAADPRAVAWTWRALKSVSHLPNLAQIDVPALIVHGSDDEDCPVGHAHRMHEGIRQARLHVIPAAGHSILTHNTEDVGIAFRDFLAQHIAALPPPVVPQENS, from the coding sequence ATGGACATTCGTCGGGTCGGCAAGCATGACGGTTTCCCTGTCGTTGCGTTGCACGGCATTCAGGGAACGAGCGACTCGTGGGTTCCGTTGGCGACGGCACTCGGCGATACGTTTCACTTCATTCTGCCGAACATGCCGGGGCGCGGCAACGCAGGTGACCCGGTGTCCCCGCAAGCGTGCAATGCGGGCGACTTCGCGTGCCTGACGAGTCAGGTCATCGAGCAGGAAGTCCGGGATCGCCCCTATGTTCTGGCGGGCTGGAGCATGGGCGTATCGGTCATTCTGGAGCTGATGGGACGCCTTGCGCACGGCACTGCACGCCATCACCCTCCGGCGGCGGTCGTCCTCTTGTCGGGCACAGCACAACCGAACGAGGTCAGTTGGTTTTCCTCGTCCGACGACGCCACGCTTCTCGACGAAATCAGGCAGCGCGAGCGACGTCTTGGCCTGCGACATGCCGCGGATCCGCGCGCCGTGGCATGGACCTGGCGCGCCCTCAAGTCGGTGTCGCACCTACCGAATCTGGCACAGATCGATGTGCCCGCACTCATCGTGCATGGCAGCGACGACGAGGACTGTCCGGTCGGCCACGCGCATCGCATGCACGAAGGCATTCGCCAGGCACGGCTGCACGTCATTCCGGCCGCCGGCCATTCGATCCTGACGCACAACACCGAAGACGTCGGCATCGCCTTTCGCGACTTTCTTGCACAGCACATCGCGGCATTACCGCCGCCCGTGGTTCCACAGGAGAACTCATGA
- a CDS encoding GntR family transcriptional regulator, with the protein METIPRGRMVDMAYEWIEEKIVTLQLAPGSTMSELQLSEMTGFGRTPIREAVQRLAREHLIVVLPQRGLLVPPMDVSKQLRLLETRREVERLIARSAAKKASAAERDHFARLAKAFRSSARSGKDVEFIRADRDFNELCLVAARNEFAEGAMRLMHGLSRRFWYYHYKEAADLPTMARLHAEVAEAVAAGDVKKAGDAVDALLNNIEAFTRATVLGERV; encoded by the coding sequence ATGGAGACCATCCCTCGCGGGCGGATGGTCGACATGGCGTACGAGTGGATCGAAGAGAAGATCGTGACGCTGCAACTGGCGCCCGGTTCAACGATGTCCGAGTTGCAATTGAGCGAAATGACGGGTTTCGGCCGCACGCCGATTCGCGAAGCGGTTCAGCGGCTGGCCCGTGAGCATCTGATCGTGGTATTGCCGCAGCGCGGTCTGCTCGTGCCGCCGATGGACGTCTCCAAGCAACTGCGTCTTCTCGAAACCCGGCGCGAGGTCGAACGGCTCATCGCCAGGAGTGCGGCGAAGAAAGCCTCGGCGGCAGAGCGCGACCATTTCGCGCGACTCGCGAAAGCGTTTCGGAGTTCGGCGCGCAGTGGCAAGGACGTCGAGTTCATCCGTGCGGACCGCGATTTCAACGAGTTGTGTCTGGTGGCGGCGCGCAATGAGTTTGCCGAAGGGGCGATGCGTCTGATGCACGGTCTGTCGCGCCGCTTCTGGTACTACCACTACAAGGAGGCGGCCGATCTTCCCACCATGGCGCGCCTGCACGCCGAAGTTGCCGAAGCGGTCGCTGCGGGCGACGTGAAAAAGGCTGGGGATGCCGTCGACGCATTGCTCAACAATATCGAAGCATTCACGCGGGCCACCGTATTGGGCGAGCGCGTGTAA
- a CDS encoding gamma-glutamyltransferase: MNRNSLHARAALMAGVLFCAMARAEAPTGAYCDTPAQCANPMATHGMVTSSNYLATQAGLDVLRRGGNAVDAAIAVASTIAVVYPQMNTIGGDNFWLIYNARTREVRALNASDSGVPA; encoded by the coding sequence ATGAATCGAAATTCTCTGCATGCACGCGCGGCGCTGATGGCGGGTGTGTTGTTTTGCGCGATGGCGCGGGCGGAAGCTCCGACTGGCGCGTATTGCGACACACCGGCACAGTGCGCCAATCCGATGGCGACGCACGGCATGGTGACCTCGTCCAATTACCTGGCTACACAGGCCGGACTGGACGTGCTCAGAAGAGGAGGAAATGCTGTCGATGCCGCGATTGCCGTCGCCTCGACGATCGCTGTCGTGTATCCACAGATGAATACGATCGGTGGCGATAATTTCTGGCTGATCTACAACGCCCGTACCCGCGAAGTTCGCGCGCTGAATGCGAGCGACAGTGGGGTCCCCGCGTGA
- the maiA gene encoding maleylacetoacetate isomerase codes for MTIQLYGFWRSNAAFRVKVALALKKLPYEEIEVDILAGRQFDDYANVNAERVVPTLVYHGQRVFQSLAIIEFLDEMHPAPRLMPGNPPDRAYARAVALVSAADSHPFVVPRVRKHLAQAYGAGIDAIEAWCAHWGREGLATYERMLEKRPAAPFAVGAAPTLADICIAGQTIIGDLYQVDIAAYPRVAALAKRCFEMPEFAEAHPFRQPGFKAVQI; via the coding sequence ATGACAATTCAGCTTTATGGCTTTTGGCGCTCGAACGCCGCGTTTCGCGTGAAGGTCGCGCTTGCATTGAAGAAGCTGCCGTACGAGGAGATCGAGGTCGATATTTTGGCGGGGCGTCAGTTCGACGACTACGCCAACGTGAATGCGGAGCGCGTGGTGCCCACGCTGGTGTATCACGGGCAGCGAGTGTTCCAGTCGTTGGCGATCATCGAATTTCTCGACGAGATGCATCCGGCGCCGCGGCTGATGCCGGGCAACCCGCCGGACCGGGCTTACGCGCGTGCCGTGGCACTGGTGTCGGCGGCCGACTCGCATCCATTTGTCGTGCCGAGGGTCCGAAAACATCTCGCGCAGGCTTACGGTGCAGGCATCGATGCCATCGAGGCGTGGTGCGCGCACTGGGGCAGGGAAGGGCTGGCCACGTATGAGCGGATGCTCGAAAAGCGCCCCGCCGCGCCGTTTGCCGTGGGGGCGGCGCCCACGCTCGCCGACATTTGCATCGCGGGGCAGACGATCATCGGCGACCTGTATCAGGTGGACATCGCGGCGTATCCCCGGGTAGCGGCACTGGCGAAGCGGTGTTTCGAGATGCCGGAATTTGCCGAGGCGCATCCGTTTCGGCAGCCGGGGTTCAAGGCCGTCCAGATTTGA
- a CDS encoding AraC family transcriptional regulator — protein MPRKAAVSSDWVMRAAPSEGVERIEAWFRDKAYAMHRHDTYAIGRTLAGVQRFNYRRSQRDSLPGNTMVLHPDELHDGQAGTSEGFRYRMIYVEPAHFQDVLGGRALPFIEGGVTTDPRLAAATESLLQHVGYTFEPLEQSDALAELAHALADVAGISRLPEKGDYLAARRARDYLHANCTRVVTLDEVEAETGRDRWSLSNDFRTFYGTSPYRYLTMRRLDIVRRMLLTGASLATAATDAGFADQSHMTRHFLKTFGLTPGRWLRIARGMNAP, from the coding sequence ATGCCCCGAAAAGCAGCAGTGTCCTCCGACTGGGTGATGCGCGCGGCGCCTTCAGAAGGCGTTGAGCGTATCGAGGCCTGGTTTCGGGACAAAGCGTATGCCATGCATCGGCACGATACGTACGCGATCGGCCGTACCCTCGCGGGCGTGCAGCGCTTCAACTACCGGCGCAGCCAACGCGACAGCCTGCCGGGGAACACCATGGTGTTGCATCCGGACGAATTGCACGACGGTCAGGCGGGCACGAGCGAGGGTTTCCGCTACCGCATGATTTATGTCGAGCCGGCACACTTTCAGGACGTGCTGGGCGGGCGCGCGCTGCCGTTCATCGAAGGGGGGGTAACTACCGATCCCCGTCTTGCCGCAGCGACCGAAAGCCTGCTGCAACATGTCGGCTACACGTTCGAGCCGCTCGAACAGAGCGACGCGCTGGCCGAACTGGCGCATGCACTTGCCGACGTTGCGGGCATCTCCCGTCTCCCGGAAAAAGGCGACTATCTCGCCGCACGACGCGCGCGCGACTATCTGCACGCCAACTGCACGCGCGTGGTGACGCTCGACGAGGTGGAAGCCGAAACCGGCCGCGACCGCTGGAGTCTGTCGAACGACTTCCGCACTTTCTATGGCACCAGCCCGTATCGTTACCTTACGATGCGCCGCCTCGACATCGTACGTCGCATGCTGCTCACGGGCGCCTCGCTGGCGACGGCGGCAACCGACGCGGGATTCGCCGATCAGAGCCACATGACGCGCCATTTCCTCAAGACCTTCGGCCTCACACCGGGACGCTGGCTCCGGATCGCCCGAGGCATGAACGCGCCCTGA
- a CDS encoding class I SAM-dependent methyltransferase gives MSNTHEIRPGQSIELLKELHILTRDGKMNQDSRRKLKQVYHLFQFIEPLLQEVKTGNGRVTLVDHGAGKSYLGFILYDLFFKALADDSHIFGIETREELVKTSTALAARLGFPGMSFLNLSVADSITSPALPETVDVVTALHACNTATDDAIRFALAKHARHIVLVPCCQAEVAAVLRKHKGQQLAGNPLTEIWRHPLHTREFGSQVTNVLRCLQLEAHGYQVSVTELVGWEHSMKNELIVAQYKDLPRRRPAERLQSVLESLGLEEMRERFFTAALATV, from the coding sequence ATGTCGAATACCCACGAAATCCGCCCCGGCCAGTCCATCGAGTTGCTCAAGGAGCTTCATATCCTGACGCGCGACGGCAAGATGAATCAGGACAGCCGGCGCAAGCTCAAGCAGGTCTACCATCTGTTTCAGTTCATCGAGCCGCTGCTCCAGGAAGTCAAAACCGGGAATGGCCGCGTAACCCTCGTCGATCACGGCGCAGGCAAGTCCTATCTGGGCTTCATCCTCTACGATCTGTTCTTCAAGGCGCTGGCGGACGACTCGCATATCTTCGGCATCGAAACCCGCGAAGAACTCGTCAAGACGTCGACGGCATTGGCCGCGCGCCTCGGATTTCCCGGGATGTCGTTCCTGAACCTGTCCGTGGCCGATTCCATCACGTCGCCTGCCTTGCCCGAAACCGTCGACGTCGTCACCGCACTACACGCCTGCAATACGGCAACGGACGACGCGATTCGCTTCGCGCTGGCCAAACATGCACGCCACATCGTGCTGGTGCCGTGCTGTCAGGCCGAAGTCGCCGCCGTGCTGCGCAAGCACAAGGGCCAGCAACTGGCGGGCAATCCGCTCACCGAAATCTGGCGTCATCCGTTGCATACGCGCGAATTCGGCAGTCAGGTCACCAACGTGTTGCGCTGTCTGCAACTCGAAGCGCATGGCTATCAGGTCAGCGTGACCGAGCTTGTGGGCTGGGAGCATTCGATGAAGAACGAACTCATCGTCGCGCAGTACAAGGATTTGCCGCGACGCCGGCCCGCCGAGCGGTTGCAAAGCGTGCTGGAATCGCTCGGGCTGGAAGAAATGCGCGAACGCTTCTTTACCGCTGCGCTCGCCACTGTCTGA
- a CDS encoding autotransporter outer membrane beta-barrel domain-containing protein produces the protein MVEVSDTGVYRGTSVTLSATGTGYGVHATRGGTVTLDGTQQDHTTITTFGLSGHGLYADGGGSITGSNVSVDSVGTGAYGVGALGAGSNVTLTDSEVITEGANATGAYAASGGSITLTGTSVTTQGAGASALVADAGGTIAFSNASTFSNGDNAPGAVASGAGSRLMLNNAFVNVYGNGSAGLVASGGAGITMSGGAIATGDYFGSTVIANSPGMLASGVGSRIQVSNGATSATYGANSPGIWADAGGRIDFSGYGIFTYQPDSPGAVASGAGSTVTLAGTIVRTSGPSSAGVLVTGAGTMIVTGTEITTGFTVVGGSSPAITYPEAQRGSTADGAQVVGAGSRLQAENARITTNGEGAIGVSVSQGATASITGGTLTTKGADSPTVGGADGARATDAGSSITLSGTSVSTENVNAVGLRTMAGGAITATDVTVATRGQQAFGASAQDAGSTIALNRAAITTTGNAAHGIAVVNGGAIVTTDTTVAVSGAGAAALYVAGSAPGAASITGGSLSATSGALVLAEGGTGTVSIGGGTVLTPAIVNGRRLLAQVSEDAAGTPSRLTLNIAGISALDGDIVVDPSTLIYRLSSSQWSGNLVLTGPGNTVSANLTASRWTGDLLADAGNTADVSLAGTSVWTGRARNATNIAIDASSTWNMTGNSNASGTVSNAGLIQFLPQSGAYSTLTVGSYTGAPGSRIGFNTYLGADNSPTNLLVVNGGQASGATSLFVNNSGGQGAQTVADGIRLVQVTGGGSTTAGAFTLGQRVAAGAYEYELVRGGSTNPNDWFLRSHLVQTSTDPAAPGSTDIPLYRPEVALYAPVPAIARQIGLSTLGTLHERVGEEENLRGETSSRAYANGAWGRVFGERVRNRWSGPAESSATGNLYGFQAGLDVFRRTTQSGHRDHVGVYVAYSDFNAPSVRGFALGTQDLTVGKLAMNGPSVGAYWTHFGPRGWYVDAVLQGSWYDAKATSRYGAGLSTNATGYAASLEAGYPVRFGESDDWLIEPQAQIVYQGVSVSRSGDQYSSVDWNASGAWTARLGARLQYTKRDERGTLWQPYARINLWRAFSGSDSALFGQSSPAIETGFGDTGLEFGGGITAKVTRSLSLYGQASYRWSLGGRNRQSAAAGMLGVRLNW, from the coding sequence GTGGTCGAGGTCTCCGATACTGGCGTCTATCGTGGCACCTCCGTCACTCTTAGCGCGACCGGCACGGGCTATGGCGTGCATGCGACCCGCGGCGGGACGGTCACGCTGGACGGCACGCAGCAGGATCACACCACGATCACCACATTTGGTCTGAGCGGGCACGGCCTTTATGCCGACGGCGGCGGTTCGATTACCGGTAGCAATGTGTCCGTGGATTCGGTCGGTACCGGCGCATATGGCGTCGGTGCGCTAGGGGCAGGCAGCAATGTCACGCTAACGGACAGCGAGGTGATCACGGAGGGCGCCAATGCCACCGGCGCCTATGCGGCCAGCGGCGGGTCGATCACCTTGACCGGTACCAGCGTCACGACCCAGGGCGCGGGCGCCTCCGCTCTCGTCGCGGATGCCGGCGGCACGATCGCGTTCAGCAACGCGAGTACTTTCAGCAATGGCGACAATGCGCCCGGCGCGGTCGCGTCCGGAGCGGGCAGCCGGTTGATGCTGAACAACGCCTTCGTGAACGTCTACGGCAATGGCAGTGCCGGCCTCGTCGCCTCCGGCGGCGCCGGAATCACGATGAGCGGCGGCGCCATTGCGACGGGCGACTATTTCGGAAGCACCGTCATCGCGAACTCACCGGGCATGCTTGCCTCGGGCGTCGGCAGCCGCATTCAGGTAAGCAACGGAGCAACCTCGGCCACCTATGGCGCCAACAGCCCTGGCATCTGGGCGGACGCGGGCGGCAGGATCGACTTTTCGGGCTATGGCATCTTCACCTACCAGCCGGATTCGCCGGGCGCGGTAGCGAGCGGCGCGGGCAGTACGGTGACGTTGGCCGGCACGATCGTCCGAACCTCCGGCCCTTCGAGCGCCGGCGTGCTTGTCACGGGCGCAGGCACGATGATTGTGACCGGCACCGAGATCACGACCGGGTTCACGGTTGTCGGGGGCAGTTCGCCTGCCATCACTTATCCGGAAGCCCAGCGAGGCTCGACAGCCGACGGTGCGCAGGTCGTCGGCGCGGGCAGCCGGTTGCAGGCCGAGAACGCCCGTATCACCACGAATGGCGAAGGTGCCATTGGCGTTAGCGTCAGTCAGGGTGCCACGGCGTCGATCACCGGCGGCACCCTTACGACGAAAGGGGCCGACTCGCCCACAGTCGGTGGTGCGGACGGCGCACGGGCGACCGATGCCGGGAGCAGCATCACCCTTTCCGGTACGTCGGTAAGCACCGAGAACGTCAACGCCGTCGGATTGCGGACGATGGCGGGAGGCGCGATCACCGCCACGGACGTCACGGTCGCCACGCGCGGACAGCAGGCGTTCGGCGCTTCCGCACAGGACGCCGGCAGCACGATCGCGCTCAACCGTGCCGCCATTACGACCACCGGCAACGCCGCACATGGAATTGCCGTTGTCAACGGCGGTGCCATCGTCACCACCGACACCACGGTGGCGGTGAGCGGGGCCGGTGCCGCAGCGCTCTACGTTGCCGGCAGTGCGCCGGGCGCCGCGTCGATCACCGGCGGCAGCCTGAGCGCCACCAGCGGCGCACTCGTCCTCGCCGAGGGCGGCACGGGAACCGTCTCCATCGGTGGTGGCACGGTGCTGACGCCGGCCATCGTGAACGGCCGGCGCCTGCTCGCGCAAGTGAGCGAGGACGCGGCGGGCACGCCGAGCCGCCTGACGCTGAACATTGCGGGCATCTCCGCCCTCGACGGCGACATCGTCGTCGATCCGTCAACCCTCATCTACCGGTTGAGCAGCAGCCAATGGAGCGGCAATCTGGTGCTGACCGGCCCGGGCAATACGGTCAGCGCGAACCTGACGGCATCGCGGTGGACGGGCGACTTGCTGGCCGACGCAGGCAATACCGCGGATGTTTCGCTGGCGGGCACGAGCGTGTGGACTGGCCGGGCGCGTAACGCAACCAACATCGCTATCGACGCCAGCAGCACCTGGAACATGACAGGGAATTCCAACGCGTCCGGCACGGTGTCCAACGCCGGTCTGATCCAGTTCCTTCCGCAATCCGGCGCCTACAGCACCCTGACGGTGGGCAGCTACACCGGTGCTCCCGGGAGCAGGATCGGCTTTAACACTTATCTCGGCGCCGACAACTCGCCGACCAACCTGCTGGTGGTCAATGGTGGTCAGGCGAGCGGCGCGACATCCCTATTCGTCAACAACAGTGGAGGGCAGGGGGCGCAGACGGTGGCGGACGGCATTCGGCTCGTGCAGGTGACTGGCGGCGGCAGTACGACCGCGGGTGCCTTTACGCTCGGCCAGCGTGTTGCTGCCGGTGCGTACGAGTACGAACTCGTACGCGGTGGCAGCACGAATCCAAACGACTGGTTTCTCCGCTCCCATCTCGTGCAGACTTCCACGGATCCGGCGGCGCCCGGTAGCACCGACATTCCGTTGTACCGGCCGGAAGTGGCGCTCTACGCGCCGGTCCCGGCAATCGCGCGGCAGATCGGGCTTTCGACGTTGGGCACGCTGCACGAACGCGTTGGCGAGGAGGAGAACCTGCGCGGCGAGACGTCGTCACGCGCTTATGCGAACGGCGCCTGGGGACGTGTTTTCGGGGAGCGGGTGCGCAATCGATGGAGCGGACCGGCCGAATCGAGCGCGACGGGTAATCTTTATGGATTCCAGGCGGGCCTCGATGTTTTCCGGCGCACGACGCAGAGCGGACATCGCGATCACGTTGGCGTGTATGTGGCTTATTCGGACTTCAATGCACCGTCGGTGCGGGGCTTTGCGCTGGGCACGCAGGATCTGACAGTCGGCAAACTTGCCATGAATGGGCCTTCGGTCGGCGCCTATTGGACGCATTTCGGTCCACGGGGCTGGTATGTCGATGCGGTGTTGCAAGGCAGTTGGTACGACGCGAAGGCGACGTCCCGCTACGGGGCTGGGCTGTCGACCAATGCGACCGGTTACGCCGCGTCGCTGGAGGCGGGCTATCCGGTCCGTTTCGGCGAGAGCGATGACTGGCTGATCGAGCCGCAAGCGCAGATCGTCTATCAGGGGGTGTCGGTGAGCCGTTCAGGCGATCAGTATTCGAGCGTGGACTGGAATGCGTCCGGTGCGTGGACCGCACGCCTGGGCGCGCGACTGCAATACACGAAGCGCGACGAGCGAGGCACGCTTTGGCAACCGTACGCGCGAATCAATCTGTGGCGAGCCTTCTCGGGCAGCGACAGCGCGTTGTTCGGCCAGTCTTCGCCGGCGATCGAAACCGGCTTCGGCGACACGGGCCTGGAGTTCGGCGGCGGCATCACGGCGAAGGTGACTCGAAGCCTGAGCCTATACGGTCAGGCCAGCTACCGGTGGTCGCTCGGCGGCCGTAACCGCCAGAGCGCAGCCGCCGGTATGCTGGGCGTTCGTCTGAACTGGTGA
- a CDS encoding DUF2946 family protein, producing MTLSARKRLTAWLGLAAMWLAVGMPVVGQMLAAHRAEAARVLDVAFCAVGSADAQPGILPATEATRAMNAVRTSSAHDAAAPSHRLDRSHSSHASQMAQADHPDQGDVCGYCSLLANHPPLVMPVLTGAVPFAWVARAGPAVHTPSANTQLVSTPPARAPPAVS from the coding sequence ATGACGCTCTCCGCCCGAAAACGCCTGACAGCATGGCTCGGCCTCGCCGCCATGTGGCTGGCCGTCGGCATGCCGGTGGTCGGTCAGATGCTTGCGGCACATCGAGCGGAAGCGGCGCGCGTGCTGGACGTGGCTTTCTGTGCGGTCGGGAGCGCAGATGCGCAGCCCGGGATATTGCCGGCAACGGAAGCAACGAGGGCGATGAACGCAGTGAGGACGAGTTCGGCACACGACGCCGCGGCACCCTCGCACAGGTTGGACAGGTCGCACTCGTCACACGCGTCGCAGATGGCGCAGGCAGACCACCCGGACCAGGGCGACGTCTGCGGGTACTGTTCGCTTCTCGCCAACCATCCGCCGCTCGTCATGCCTGTGCTGACCGGCGCTGTGCCGTTTGCCTGGGTCGCACGCGCCGGACCGGCTGTGCACACGCCTTCGGCCAACACCCAACTCGTCTCCACGCCGCCTGCGCGCGCGCCCCCTGCCGTTTCCTGA
- a CDS encoding cupin domain-containing protein, translating into MSDFPQSPNARPTRGQCEAIDLAGKIAQIDGHWQPRVVAQMNDYQFKVVKLQGDFVWHQHGDTDETFIVLDGELRIEFRGGPRGDGAMVLRAGQMGVVPKGVAHKPCAVTEVKLLLIEPRGVANTGDGAASERTVANDQWI; encoded by the coding sequence ATGTCTGACTTCCCCCAATCCCCCAATGCCCGGCCGACACGCGGCCAATGCGAAGCCATCGATCTGGCGGGCAAGATCGCACAAATCGACGGCCACTGGCAGCCGCGCGTCGTTGCCCAAATGAACGACTACCAGTTCAAGGTCGTCAAGCTTCAGGGGGATTTCGTCTGGCACCAGCACGGGGACACCGACGAAACGTTCATCGTGCTGGACGGCGAATTGCGTATCGAGTTTCGCGGCGGTCCGCGCGGCGACGGGGCGATGGTATTGCGTGCCGGGCAGATGGGCGTCGTGCCGAAAGGCGTGGCGCACAAGCCCTGCGCCGTTACCGAAGTGAAGCTGCTGCTCATCGAGCCACGTGGCGTCGCGAACACCGGTGACGGTGCCGCCAGCGAACGCACGGTCGCCAACGATCAATGGATCTGA
- a CDS encoding lysozyme inhibitor LprI family protein, protein MPLFPYPGTGVTFGKSGVPASTAAGGALDFWDDTGLNAIFHLRTTDMANRASMHGFPALVLCLTVGAFTCFAPNAASAASAADPSASAAFAANSDIDRTLTRCLDAPEKQSTGAQDECIVDATHAWDVRLNASYRALQNDLPEASRPALLAAQRAWLASRDADQKLIAAVYATVRGTMYAPMNANDVMMLTKRRAQTLTRYAADLSYARAGEFRPMPAGEAKMSDIDAVTRRIERRLPASARGIVRASEGKWRAFMSAQTALIAAICPAGGAPGAKACRGAQRDAERAARMAQIEGLEGKIGAD, encoded by the coding sequence ATGCCGCTATTCCCCTATCCGGGCACCGGCGTGACGTTCGGCAAGTCCGGCGTGCCCGCGTCCACTGCCGCCGGGGGCGCGCTTGATTTTTGGGATGACACGGGATTGAATGCCATATTCCATTTACGGACGACGGATATGGCGAATCGCGCTTCCATGCACGGCTTCCCGGCGTTAGTGCTATGCCTGACGGTTGGGGCATTTACCTGCTTCGCACCGAATGCCGCCTCTGCCGCCTCTGCCGCCGATCCGTCGGCGTCCGCCGCCTTCGCCGCGAACAGCGACATCGATCGGACACTCACGAGGTGCCTCGATGCCCCGGAGAAGCAGTCCACCGGCGCACAGGACGAGTGCATCGTCGATGCGACCCACGCGTGGGATGTGCGTCTGAATGCCAGCTATCGGGCGTTGCAAAACGACCTTCCCGAGGCGTCGCGTCCGGCGTTGCTTGCCGCGCAGCGCGCGTGGCTCGCCAGCCGGGACGCCGATCAAAAGCTCATCGCCGCGGTGTACGCCACGGTGCGCGGCACAATGTATGCACCGATGAACGCCAACGACGTCATGATGCTGACCAAACGTCGCGCCCAGACGCTCACCCGGTATGCCGCAGATCTGTCGTATGCGCGCGCCGGTGAATTTCGGCCAATGCCGGCAGGCGAGGCGAAGATGTCGGACATCGACGCCGTAACGCGGCGGATCGAGCGACGTCTGCCGGCGTCCGCCCGCGGCATCGTGAGGGCGTCCGAGGGGAAATGGCGGGCGTTCATGTCGGCGCAGACCGCGCTGATCGCGGCGATTTGTCCGGCAGGCGGGGCGCCCGGCGCGAAGGCGTGCCGCGGCGCGCAGCGCGATGCCGAGCGCGCAGCGCGTATGGCACAGATCGAGGGACTGGAGGGAAAGATCGGCGCCGACTGA